DNA from Bacillus sp. Marseille-P3661:
ATATAAGTAACTAATGTAAGGATGACAACGATGACCATTAGTGAAAGGATTTCCTGCCGAAGTAAAAATAAGAGTCAAGCTTATTTTTGCTGGTATTATCTTGATAATAGGATAATACTGTCGTTGTATAGTGTATAGGTTTATTAATCACGAAGAAGTGATAATACTTTTTTTGAAAAACATTGTAATGAACAATTACATGTTTTTCCACATACAACGGAGAGCTACAGATCTGCATGGAGGATAACATAACATTACAAGAGGTAATGATAGGTTATTTTCTATCATTAGCTCTTTTTTTATTATCAATTTTCGGGACTTTTGTAGGAAAAGTAATATCTTTATATGCCTACACTGATAGGGTCGTAGATATTGGCATATTTAATCAAAAATTTAATAAATGTGCATGATAGTAAAAGAAGGGTTAGTAGCTTGTTTAAGGAAGGTTCATATAAGAAAAACATGTTAATCACATTTTTTTCTTATATGTTTGTGGCGAAATTTGTAGAAAAATGGAGGGAAGACAATGGAAGGGACGATTTTTTCTCTTATACCACCAATCGTTGCGATCTTGATGGTGATACTCACTCGTCGTGTTTTATTATCATTAGGAATCGGAATCGTTGTTGGGGCTCTTATTTTAAATGACTTTTCAGTAATGGCATCGATTGAGCGTGTATGGGAAGGATTTCGAGCAATATTTGCAGGACAAAACGAAGAAACTGGAGCATGGGAAATAAACACATGGAACGTATATATTCTATTATTTTTACTATTACTTGGTATTATGACTGCTTTTATTTCAATAACCGGCGGTAGTCGTGCGTTTGGTGAATGGGCTGAGCAGCGTGTTAAAACAAGAGTAGGTGCACAATTAGTAGCTGCTTTTTTAGGAATTATTATTTTTATTGACGATTATTTTAATGCGCTTGCTGTTGGTCAAATCAGTCGTCCGTTAACCGACCGACAACGAATATCTCGTGCCAAGCTCGCATATATTATAGATTCCACTTCGGCACCAATATGTGTAGTATCACCAATATCAAGCTGGGGTGCTTATATTATTGCGATTATAGGTACGATTTTAACAACTCACGCTATTACGGATATGAGTGCATTTTCAGCTTTTGTACAAATTATTCCGATGAATCTTTATGTAATAGCAACCATTTTATTGGTGTTTGCGGTTAGCATATTTAATATCAATATTGGTCCGATGAAAGCACATGAAACACGAGCTGTTCGTGAAGGACAGGTTGTTGATCCGGAAAAAGGAGGAATACCAGGGGAGTTAAAAGGTGATTTACCTTCTAGTAAAAAGGGGAAAATTATCGATTTGGTCATTCCAATCTTAATCCTTGTTATCGGTACAGTTGGCTCCATGATTTATACAGGAGCAAAAGCAGTAGAGGGTACAGTAACTTTATTGACTATTTTTGAAAACACTGATGTTGCAACCTCACTATTTTATGGTGGGATCATGGGTGTGATTGTTTCCTTTATAATGTATGTGCGTCATAATATGGGTGGTAGGTTGTTTTTTACTGGCATTTGGGAAGGGATTAAATCAATGTTACCAGCTGTCTATATTCTAGTTTTTGCATGGATTATTGTTGATATAATTGGTGCACTAGAAACAGGTAAGTATTTAGCTGGGATTGTTGAAAGGTCTAATATGAATATTGCCTATTTACCTGCCGTTATTTTTATTATCGCAGGATTAATGGCATTCTCTACAGGTACAAGCTGGGGAACCTTTGGAATTATGCTTCCGATTGCTGGAGAAATAGCCGCATCTACGGATATCTCCATTTTATTACCGACACTGGGTGCAGTATTGGCAGGTTCTGTTTTCGGTGATCATTGTTCACCTATTTCTGATACAACAATTCTGTCTTCTACAGGAGCAGGGAGCCATCATATTGATCATGTATTAACACAGCTGCCCTATGCGTTAATTGCAGCAGCTATTTCGTTTATTGGTTATATTATTGTAGGGATAACAAATAATTGGTTTATTGGTATCGGGATAGTTGTAGCTCTATTAATATTAATTATTATTGTAATAAGGAAATTTGATGGCGAATCAGTGCAGTGAAAATAAGAGTAAAAAGAGGTAGAAGATATATTGTTCTACCTTTTTTTGTATTTTCATTATATTTATAGGAATAAAAATCTTTTATTTTGGAATAATATTTTTTGGACAAAACTAAAATAATGTTTTGACAATATTATATTATCTAGCTATACTGTTAATAGATATCCTAATTATCAGAAAAAACATAATAATTTAATTCTTCCCACTAAGTCGACATTTGTCACTTCTCGAAGAATAATAAATTAAGAGGAGGTAAAGAAAATGGATAATCGTCCACAATGGGGAACACGAGCAGGGTTCATCCTTGCGGCAATTGGTTCAGCAGTTGGACTAGGGAACATTTGGAGGTTCCCGGCGGTAGCTTATGAAAATGGAGGTGGAGCATTTTTTATTCCGTACTTATTTGCTCTTTTAACAGCTGGTATTCCACTTCTAATCATGGAATTTACCATAGGTCAAAAGTTTCGTGGTTCTGCACCACTTTCTTTCGCAAGATTGAATAAAAAAGCAGAATGGATTGGCTGGTGGCAATTAGCTATTTCATTCGTAATTGCTACTTACTATGCAGTTATTATAGCGTGGGCGGGTTCTTATAGTATTTTTGCTCTTAATCAAAGCTGGGGTACGGATACAGAAGGTTTCTTATTTGGTGAATATTTGAAATTGTCTGTTGATCCAGGTCAAACCGGTGGAATTGTTCCCGGTGTATTTTTACCGTTAGTTTTAGTTTGGATTGTTGTTTTAGGAGTTCTCGTTAAAGGTGTTAAGAGAGGAATTGAAGCAGCTAACAGAATCTTTATTCCATTACTCTTCGTTCTATTTTTAATTATCGTAATTCGTGCAATAACATTACCTGGCGCAGCAGAAGGTTTAAATGCGTTTTTCCAACCAAACTGGGATAAAATTATGGATGGTAGTGTATGGGTTGCAGCATATGGCCAAATTTTCTTTAGTTTATCAATCGGTTTTGCAATTATGATTACTTATTCTAGTTATTTACCTAAAAAAGGCGATATCACAAACAACGCATTCATTACTGGTTTTGCAAACTCAAGCTTTGAGTTATTAGCAGGTATTGGGGTATTTAGTATTTTAGGATTTATGGCAGCTCAACAAGGTGTAGCCGTACAAGATGTTGTTGCAGGCGGCGTTGGATTAGCTTTCGTTGTCTTCCCATCAATTATCAATGAATTCCCTGCATTAAATGGATTCTTTGGATTCCTATTCTTTGCATCACTTGTATTAGCAGGGTTAACATCGTTAATTTCAATAGTTGAAACATTTGTTGCCGGCGTTCAAGATAAGTTCAATGTAAGCCGTACTAAATCAGTCTTAATTGGTGGCGGACTTTCTGCAATCATCTCAATTCTATATGCAACGCAAGGTGGCTTACAGTTCTTAGATGTTGTAGATGCATTCATTAATAACTATGGTGTTGCATTAGCGGGATTAATTGAAGTAGTTGCAGTTGCTTGGTTTATTAGAAATCTTAATAACCTTAAAACACATGCAAATGATTTATCTGATATTCGCCTTGGTAGCTGGTGGAATATTTGCTTAAGCTTCATTACACCAATTGTCTTAGGATATATGATGGTTAATGCAATTATGAAAGATGTTACAGAGCCATATGGAGGCTATCCACACGGATTCTTGCTTATATTTGGTTGGGGTACGGTCATCTTAGCAATTATAGTTGGTTTCTTATTCTCATTGAAGAAATGGGATGAAGGAAAGATTGAGAACTATGACAAAGGAGGTTCAAACTAATGACTGGAAGTGCAATTTTTATGATGGTTCTTGGTATGATCATTCTTTGGGGTGGATTAGCTGCAAGTATTGCTAATGCGGTGAAGAAATCACGTTCAAATTAAAGGGGTTATAAAATATAGATAAAGGGCTTGGGGCTAGTACCCGAGCCCTTTTTAATGTGTTAGTAGAACGTCTGGTTATAAGCAAATTTGTATTTTTCGTAAAAAAAACCAGAGTTTCCGCTATTAAACGGTTACCCCAGTTAAAGATATAAAGTATATAATTTGCACGTATTTGTTCAGAGTGCTTTACTATGTCCTTGCTTACTTTTTTCGTTTTCTTGCTTGCCGTTCTTGTCTTTCCCAAGATTTCAGAGAAGGATACGGATCGTATGACCATTCTGAGATACCATTATCCTTATACATTCCATAATGAAGATGAGGTGGGAATTTTCCTGAAGTACCTGGTGGACCGTAGCCGGAGCTGCCCACATATCCAATAACTTGTCCAGCCTCAACGATTTGTCCTGCCTTAAGTTTTCCTTCGAATCCGGACAGATGTGCATAATAATGATAGACGTTGTTTATATCTCTAATACCAATCCGCCATCCTCCATATTTATTCCAGCCTTTTAGTTCAATGACACCATACGTAGTTGATCGTACAGGTGTGCCATAGCCTGCAAAGATGTCGGTGCCCTCGTGAATGCGAAGACCACCCCAGCCGCGGCGATCACCCCATGTATTTTTGTACGAATAGTTTCTAGTTAAGGGAACCGGGAAGGCGTTTTTATTTAATTTTAAACCATATGTCTCATATAATTTAGCGAAATTGGTAATCATTCCGACCGTTTTATCGCGTTGGTAATATTCCCAAAGCCCGATTTTTATATGGTTTTTATCAAAACCATAAGATGCTAAATAATTTGCAAATGTAAAAAGAACATCCTCATCATTATTACGGTCGGCGATACCATCTCCGTTTCCATCTAACCCCATACCGCCAAAGACCTTAATAAGATTAGCGCTATTATCATCTATATTTGGATTAAGAGGTCCAACCCATTGGCGTGGAGAGAAGTAAATGCCAATCAACCCTTCTTCCTTAGGTAGATCTTTTCTTGCATTTCGTATGTTCCGTTCATACTGATCAATTGCCGCTAGATAGTACCAAGGTATTTGGGTTAGAGTTTCAACCTTTTCATATAAGGCCATACGTTCATCGTAAATTTCATTTTTTTCTTCTTTTGCATAAACGCTTGGCACTGCACTCATTCCTATAAGTAATAGAAGTAAAAAAATGATCGCGTTTTTCACAATGGTAAAGTCTCCTTTCCGGGTTATCAATCATAATATTAGTTTGTAAAGATTCTCTTTTTTCATAAATGGTAAATGAAGGATTATTAATCTTAGCTTGAACCAAAATGATAAGAATTATCTTATATAAATTCACAATTTTGGCTAAAAAGGTTCACAACTAGCAATGACAACAGGAATGTGATAAATTTGACAGTACAACAATATGGTTTGGAGTGAAGTTTTGTGGACAGAAAAGAAGAATATCTACGGAAACCAGATTGGCTGAAAATTAAATTAAATACAAATGATAATTATACAGGCCTTAAAAAATTAATGCGTAAAAAAGAACTACATACTGTATGTGAAGAAGCAAGATGCCCAAATATTCATGAGTGCTGGGGCTCAAGAAAAACGGCAACTTTTATGATACTAGGTGACATTTGTACAAGAGCCTGCCGCTTTTGTGCGGTTAAAACAGGCTTGCCAACGGAAACCGATTATCAGGAACCTAAAAGAGTGGCTGAGTCTGTACAAGCGATGGGCCTAAAACATGTTGTTATTACAGCTGTAGCAAGAGAT
Protein-coding regions in this window:
- a CDS encoding Na+/H+ antiporter NhaC family protein; the encoded protein is MEGTIFSLIPPIVAILMVILTRRVLLSLGIGIVVGALILNDFSVMASIERVWEGFRAIFAGQNEETGAWEINTWNVYILLFLLLLGIMTAFISITGGSRAFGEWAEQRVKTRVGAQLVAAFLGIIIFIDDYFNALAVGQISRPLTDRQRISRAKLAYIIDSTSAPICVVSPISSWGAYIIAIIGTILTTHAITDMSAFSAFVQIIPMNLYVIATILLVFAVSIFNINIGPMKAHETRAVREGQVVDPEKGGIPGELKGDLPSSKKGKIIDLVIPILILVIGTVGSMIYTGAKAVEGTVTLLTIFENTDVATSLFYGGIMGVIVSFIMYVRHNMGGRLFFTGIWEGIKSMLPAVYILVFAWIIVDIIGALETGKYLAGIVERSNMNIAYLPAVIFIIAGLMAFSTGTSWGTFGIMLPIAGEIAASTDISILLPTLGAVLAGSVFGDHCSPISDTTILSSTGAGSHHIDHVLTQLPYALIAAAISFIGYIIVGITNNWFIGIGIVVALLILIIIVIRKFDGESVQ
- a CDS encoding sodium-dependent transporter, yielding MDNRPQWGTRAGFILAAIGSAVGLGNIWRFPAVAYENGGGAFFIPYLFALLTAGIPLLIMEFTIGQKFRGSAPLSFARLNKKAEWIGWWQLAISFVIATYYAVIIAWAGSYSIFALNQSWGTDTEGFLFGEYLKLSVDPGQTGGIVPGVFLPLVLVWIVVLGVLVKGVKRGIEAANRIFIPLLFVLFLIIVIRAITLPGAAEGLNAFFQPNWDKIMDGSVWVAAYGQIFFSLSIGFAIMITYSSYLPKKGDITNNAFITGFANSSFELLAGIGVFSILGFMAAQQGVAVQDVVAGGVGLAFVVFPSIINEFPALNGFFGFLFFASLVLAGLTSLISIVETFVAGVQDKFNVSRTKSVLIGGGLSAIISILYATQGGLQFLDVVDAFINNYGVALAGLIEVVAVAWFIRNLNNLKTHANDLSDIRLGSWWNICLSFITPIVLGYMMVNAIMKDVTEPYGGYPHGFLLIFGWGTVILAIIVGFLFSLKKWDEGKIENYDKGGSN
- a CDS encoding methionine/alanine import family NSS transporter small subunit; translation: MTGSAIFMMVLGMIILWGGLAASIANAVKKSRSN
- a CDS encoding M23 family metallopeptidase, with the translated sequence MSAVPSVYAKEEKNEIYDERMALYEKVETLTQIPWYYLAAIDQYERNIRNARKDLPKEEGLIGIYFSPRQWVGPLNPNIDDNSANLIKVFGGMGLDGNGDGIADRNNDEDVLFTFANYLASYGFDKNHIKIGLWEYYQRDKTVGMITNFAKLYETYGLKLNKNAFPVPLTRNYSYKNTWGDRRGWGGLRIHEGTDIFAGYGTPVRSTTYGVIELKGWNKYGGWRIGIRDINNVYHYYAHLSGFEGKLKAGQIVEAGQVIGYVGSSGYGPPGTSGKFPPHLHYGMYKDNGISEWSYDPYPSLKSWERQERQARKRKK